Sequence from the Desulfatiglans sp. genome:
GGGCCGCAGAGGTAAGGGGTTTTACATCATATTCAGCTACCTTGCCTGAATAGTTGATATGCACCTCATCTATACTGCTGTCTGCAAGCTGTGTATGGAATATCCCCATCTTTTCCACGAGGGTGGCATAGGGCTTAAGAATAGACATAAGTTCGGCGCTGACACTGGGTACATTGACGGCATTTTTTACTGTACCGTTAAGGAGAAAGTCCACGATCTGCTCTGCGACATCCTTTGCCACATTTTCCTGTGCCTCAAATGTTGATGCCCCGAGGTGAGGGGTACATATGAAATTCGATATCTCCATAAGAGGGATCATTCCCGGGGGCTCTTTTTCAAAGACATCAACCGCTGCCCCACCTAAATAACCTGATTTCAGGGCCTCATAAAGGTCTTTTTCATTGACAATACCGCCTCTTGCGCAATTGATGATCATGGCACCCTTTTTCATCTTTGCGATGGTATCCTTATTTATAAGGTTTGTGGTCTCTGCGGTTTTTGGTGTGTGAACTGTAATAAAATCAGACCTTTTAAGGAGTTCATCCAGGGATACCGGCTCTATGGAGAGTTTTTCCGCTATCTCGGCTTTGAGATACGGGTCATAAACGATTACCTTCATCTTCATGCCCAGCGCCCTGTCTGCAACGATCTGACCTATGTGGCCTGCGCCAACCAGCCCCAGGGTTTTATTGAACAGCTCCCTTCCTTCAAGTTTGTTTTTTTCCCATTTTCCAGCCTTGAGTGATGCGGTTGCCTGTGGGATGTTCCTTGAAAGTGACATAATCATGGACATGGTGTGTTCAGCGGTTGTGATGGTGTTGCCGTCAGGCGTATTCATAACGACTATACCCTTGCGGCTTGCAGCCGGGATGTCTACATTATCAAGGCCGATCCCTGCTCTGCCTATCACCTTTAGGTTTGTTGCCGCATCGATAATTTCCGCAGTAACATTTGTTGCGCTTCTTATGGCCAGCCCGTCATACTGCCCTATTATCTTTTTAAGTTCCTCCGAGGGAAGGCCTGTCTTGTACTCAAGCTCAATGCCGTCCGCCTCT
This genomic interval carries:
- a CDS encoding phosphoglycerate dehydrogenase, with protein sequence MKVLVSDTLSEVGLKIFKEADGIELEYKTGLPSEELKKIIGQYDGLAIRSATNVTAEIIDAATNLKVIGRAGIGLDNVDIPAASRKGIVVMNTPDGNTITTAEHTMSMIMSLSRNIPQATASLKAGKWEKNKLEGRELFNKTLGLVGAGHIGQIVADRALGMKMKVIVYDPYLKAEIAEKLSIEPVSLDELLKRSDFITVHTPKTAETTNLINKDTIAKMKKGAMIINCARGGIVNEKDLYEALKSGYLGGAAVDVFEKEPPGMIPLMEISNFICTPHLGASTFEAQENVAKDVAEQIVDFLLNGTVKNAVNVPSVSAELMSILKPYATLVEKMGIFHTQLADSSIDEVHINYSGKVAEYDVKPLTSAALKGLLTPILKDGVNFINASFIAKNRGIKVVESKSNTSDDFASLIYIKVKYREGENVISGTIFGNTMPRILRINDFYLEAIPEGHNLLLHNLDVPGIIGRIATTLGNDGINIERMAVSQDKKNNRNIILLATNASINDSMLNKLGNLENVFSVKKIEL